The following proteins are co-located in the Carassius gibelio isolate Cgi1373 ecotype wild population from Czech Republic chromosome A9, carGib1.2-hapl.c, whole genome shotgun sequence genome:
- the LOC128020112 gene encoding twist-related protein 2-like — translation MEESSSSPVSPVDSLVTSEEELDRQQKKFGRKRRHSKKSSEDGSSPSSVNKRSKKPSPSSTQSFEELQNQRVLANVRERQRTQSLNDAFASLRKIIPTLPSDKLSKIQTLKLASRYIDFLCQVLQSDEMDNKMSSCSYVAHERLSYAFSVWRMEGAWSMSASH, via the coding sequence ATGGAAGAGAGTTCAAGCTCTCCCGTCTCCCCAGTGGACAGCCTGGTGACCAGCGAGGAGGAGCTGGACAGACAGCAGAAAAAGTTCGGAAGGAAGAGGAGACACAGTAAAAAGTCGAGCGAGGACGGCAGCAGCCCGAGCTCCGTGAATAAACGGAGCAAAAAGCCGAGCCCGAGCAGCACGCAGTCGTTCGAGGAGCTGCAGAACCAGCGCGTCCTGGCGAACGTCAGGGAGAGGCAACGGACTCAGTCCCTCAACGATGCCTTTGCGTCTTTGCGCAAAATCATCCCCACGCTCCCCTCGGATAAACTCAGCAAGATACAGACGCTCAAGCTCGCCTCCAGGTACATTGATTTCCTCTGTCAGGTACTGCAGAGCGACGAGATGGACAACAAGATGTCGAGCTGCAGCTACGTCGCGCACGAGAGACTGAGTTACGCCTTCTCGGTGTGGAGGATGGAGGGCGCGTGGTCGATGTCCGCGTCCCACTAG